Proteins encoded in a region of the Nocardia asteroides genome:
- a CDS encoding DUF4282 domain-containing protein produces the protein MSDESDGIGAPVEGQAADAAEFEAESRWLAWKESAAERRSGAAADEEEHPEPFRSPRAFVQWSSAAARALVDVQFHRPATRTLLPLAYILGLVFAFAVPITLTVSAWRVSAVLGVLAAVLGVPLGLTIAAAVRLMLEFLVNASRLATRVEHISELADDLFQALSDVAEPVNQLSEDVRAVQFWRFRKRNPRR, from the coding sequence ATGAGTGACGAATCCGACGGCATCGGTGCGCCCGTCGAGGGCCAGGCGGCGGACGCGGCGGAGTTCGAGGCCGAATCGCGCTGGCTCGCGTGGAAGGAGTCGGCGGCCGAGCGGCGGTCGGGGGCCGCCGCCGACGAAGAGGAGCACCCCGAGCCGTTCCGCAGCCCGCGCGCGTTCGTGCAGTGGAGCTCCGCGGCCGCGCGCGCCTTGGTGGACGTGCAGTTCCACCGCCCGGCGACCCGCACGCTCTTGCCGCTGGCCTACATCCTGGGGCTGGTGTTCGCCTTCGCCGTCCCCATCACGCTGACGGTTTCGGCGTGGCGGGTGTCCGCGGTGCTCGGCGTGCTCGCGGCGGTGCTCGGCGTGCCGCTCGGCCTGACCATCGCGGCCGCCGTCCGGCTGATGCTCGAGTTCCTGGTGAACGCCTCCCGCCTGGCGACCAGGGTGGAGCACATCAGCGAGCTGGCCGATGATCTGTTCCAGGCGTTGTCGGACGTGGCCGAGCCGGTCAACCAGTTGTCCGAAGACGTTCGGGCGGTGCAGTTCTGGCGCTTCCGCAAGCGAAACCCGCGCAGGTAG
- a CDS encoding helix-turn-helix domain-containing protein — MALPQGTTGSTMPRRQLGRQLRDLRNRAGMTTRVAAQQLEWSEAKIWRIETGQTSLRGLDVEAMCKVYGAPPELLEPLRALARDTKAKGWWTSFGDVIPEGFDVYIGLEEAATRLFTYENELVPGLLQTEGYTRAVFAAAYPELSADEIDRRVGLRRARQALVTRSDAPLRLDALIDEAVLLRRIGDPAVAAEQLDHLLRMGELPNIRIRLVPMDCGYHHGLTSGRFVLLQFPGVRSGEPPEPPVVYVEAFTGPVYVDKEPEIARFRRAFASIEAAAVDARAGIEKARASL, encoded by the coding sequence ATGGCTTTACCGCAAGGGACGACCGGTTCGACCATGCCGAGGCGGCAGCTCGGCAGGCAACTACGCGATCTGCGCAATCGGGCCGGGATGACCACTCGGGTGGCCGCGCAGCAGCTGGAATGGTCGGAGGCGAAGATCTGGCGGATCGAGACCGGGCAGACCTCGCTGCGCGGCCTCGATGTCGAGGCGATGTGCAAGGTCTACGGCGCGCCGCCCGAACTGCTCGAACCGCTGCGCGCGTTGGCTCGCGACACGAAGGCCAAGGGATGGTGGACCTCCTTCGGCGACGTGATCCCGGAGGGCTTCGACGTCTACATCGGGCTGGAAGAGGCGGCCACCAGGCTGTTCACCTACGAGAACGAACTCGTCCCCGGCCTGCTGCAGACCGAGGGCTACACCCGCGCGGTGTTCGCGGCGGCGTATCCGGAGTTGTCCGCCGACGAGATCGACCGCAGGGTGGGGTTACGCCGGGCCCGGCAAGCACTGGTCACCCGCTCCGACGCGCCACTGCGCCTGGACGCGCTGATCGATGAGGCGGTGCTGCTACGGCGCATCGGCGACCCGGCGGTCGCCGCCGAGCAGCTCGACCACCTGCTCCGCATGGGCGAGTTGCCGAACATCCGGATCCGGCTGGTGCCGATGGACTGTGGCTATCACCACGGCTTGACCTCAGGCCGATTCGTCTTGTTGCAGTTCCCCGGAGTGCGTTCCGGCGAGCCGCCCGAACCGCCGGTGGTGTACGTCGAGGCGTTCACCGGGCCGGTGTATGTGGACAAAGAGCCTGAGATCGCGCGTTTCCGCAGGGCATTCGCGAGTATCGAGGCGGCGGCGGTCGACGCTCGCGCGGGCATCGAGAAGGCACGCGCGTCGCTGTGA
- a CDS encoding MarR family transcriptional regulator gives MSKPTTVKTARGAAAPTGLVGEWRELLDRHAAVSCALEKALQNGHSIGLSEFETLDRLVDANCGDYRMSDLAGDIHLSQSALSRAVARLERDGLVRRTMCAQDRRAVFVCLTEKGREVYEQALPTHRAVLSDTWDLPGPPKC, from the coding sequence ATGTCGAAGCCGACCACCGTGAAAACGGCCCGGGGCGCTGCCGCGCCCACCGGGCTGGTTGGGGAGTGGCGGGAGCTGCTCGACCGGCACGCGGCGGTGAGTTGCGCGCTCGAGAAGGCGCTGCAGAACGGTCATTCCATCGGGCTGAGCGAATTCGAGACTCTGGATCGGCTGGTCGACGCGAACTGCGGCGATTACCGGATGAGCGATCTGGCCGGCGACATCCACCTCAGCCAGAGCGCGCTGTCGCGGGCCGTCGCCCGATTGGAGCGCGACGGTCTCGTCCGGCGCACCATGTGCGCGCAAGACCGTCGCGCCGTGTTCGTCTGCCTCACCGAGAAGGGCCGCGAGGTCTATGAACAGGCCCTGCCCACCCACCGGGCCGTGCTGAGCGATACCTGGGATCTGCCGGGCCCGCCGAAGTGCTGA
- a CDS encoding MFS transporter → MTSPATLSAAQATDPTRWSARLWGMLITLCIVLFLDGLDVSMIGVALPSIGAELDLSTSTLQWLVSGYVLGYGGLLLLGGRTADLLGRRKIFLIALAVFAVASLAGGLVSSGPLLILTRFIKGLAAAFTAPTGLSIITTNFAEGPARNKALSIYTVFGAGGYSMGLLFGGLMTGVGWRWTFLLPVPIAVAALVAAYVLVPKDKPAEEGGHDLLGALLSTAAMLLLVYTVVAAPEAGWASARTIGSFLAVVALFAGFVAVEKRVRYPLVRLGILRKSSLVRASLAIVAVAGSYFSWQFIVTLYMQDTLGWSPLKLAMALLPVGLLVVLSAFFSDKLVDRFGTGPVIAVTMVVMAVGYLLFLRLDTAPSYLTMLLPAVLLIGIGWVGFPAINIQATNGIDDDEQGLAAGVLQTSMQVGAAIVLAVTTAIIASGAHADISAAGMLDTYRPGLEFAAGVSIVGALVALLAFTPRSRGRERAAEETKELELVS, encoded by the coding sequence ATGACTTCACCGGCAACGCTCTCGGCCGCGCAGGCGACCGATCCGACCAGATGGTCAGCCCGGCTTTGGGGCATGCTGATCACGCTGTGCATCGTGCTGTTCCTCGACGGCCTCGACGTTTCGATGATCGGCGTCGCCCTGCCGTCCATCGGCGCGGAACTCGATCTGTCCACGTCCACCCTGCAATGGCTGGTCAGCGGGTACGTGCTCGGTTACGGCGGTCTGCTGCTGCTCGGCGGCCGCACCGCCGACCTGCTCGGGCGGCGCAAGATCTTCCTGATCGCGCTCGCGGTCTTCGCGGTCGCGTCGCTGGCAGGCGGTCTGGTCAGCTCCGGCCCGCTGCTGATCCTCACCCGCTTCATCAAGGGCCTCGCCGCCGCGTTCACCGCGCCCACCGGCCTGTCCATCATCACCACCAACTTCGCCGAAGGACCGGCCAGGAACAAGGCGCTGTCCATCTACACGGTGTTCGGCGCGGGCGGCTACTCCATGGGCCTGCTGTTCGGCGGGCTGATGACCGGCGTCGGCTGGCGCTGGACGTTCCTGCTGCCGGTGCCGATCGCGGTCGCCGCGCTGGTCGCCGCCTACGTGCTGGTGCCCAAAGACAAGCCCGCCGAGGAAGGCGGACACGACCTGCTGGGGGCGCTGCTGTCCACCGCGGCCATGCTGCTGCTTGTCTACACGGTGGTGGCCGCGCCGGAAGCCGGATGGGCGTCGGCGCGCACCATCGGCTCGTTCCTCGCGGTCGTCGCGCTCTTCGCCGGATTCGTCGCGGTGGAGAAGCGGGTGCGCTACCCGCTGGTGCGCCTCGGGATCCTGCGCAAGTCCTCGCTGGTCCGCGCCAGTCTCGCGATCGTCGCGGTGGCGGGCTCCTACTTCAGCTGGCAGTTCATCGTCACCCTCTACATGCAGGACACCCTCGGCTGGTCGCCGCTGAAGCTGGCGATGGCGCTGCTCCCGGTCGGTCTGCTGGTCGTGCTGTCGGCGTTCTTCTCCGACAAGCTCGTGGATCGTTTCGGCACCGGGCCGGTGATCGCGGTCACCATGGTCGTGATGGCCGTCGGCTACCTGCTGTTCCTGCGGCTGGACACCGCGCCCTCCTACCTGACGATGCTGCTGCCCGCCGTGCTGCTCATCGGCATCGGCTGGGTCGGTTTCCCCGCCATCAACATCCAGGCCACCAACGGCATCGATGACGACGAGCAGGGCCTCGCGGCCGGGGTGTTGCAGACATCCATGCAGGTCGGCGCGGCCATCGTGCTGGCGGTGACCACCGCGATCATCGCCTCCGGCGCGCACGCCGACATCTCCGCCGCCGGGATGCTCGACACCTACCGCCCGGGCCTGGAGTTCGCCGCGGGCGTGTCCATCGTCGGCGCGCTCGTCGCCCTGCTCGCCTTCACGCCGCGGTCGCGCGGCCGGGAGCGGGCGGCGGAGGAGACGAAGGAGCTGGAACTCGTCAGCTGA
- a CDS encoding dTDP-4-dehydrorhamnose 3,5-epimerase: MEFRELAVPGAWVITPRQHGDDRGMFLEGFKASEFEKATGRPFDLRQVNCSVSAAGVLRGIHYTEDPPGQAKYVTCVRGAFLDVVVDLRRGSPTYGRWDSVLLDDVDRRSVFLSEGLGHAILSLEDGSTVTYLCSLEYQPEFDHDIDAFDPTLSIEWPRVGRDGRELTFVRSAKDTVAPPFS, from the coding sequence ATGGAATTCCGGGAACTCGCGGTGCCCGGCGCGTGGGTGATCACTCCGCGCCAGCACGGTGACGATCGCGGCATGTTCCTCGAAGGGTTCAAGGCCTCGGAGTTCGAGAAGGCGACGGGGCGGCCGTTCGACCTGCGGCAGGTGAACTGTTCGGTGTCGGCGGCCGGGGTGCTGCGCGGCATCCACTACACCGAGGACCCGCCGGGTCAGGCCAAGTACGTGACCTGTGTGCGCGGCGCGTTCCTCGACGTGGTCGTGGATCTGCGCCGCGGCTCGCCGACCTACGGGCGCTGGGACAGCGTGCTGCTCGACGACGTCGACCGCCGCTCGGTGTTCCTGTCCGAAGGACTCGGCCACGCGATCCTGTCCCTGGAAGACGGATCGACGGTCACCTACCTGTGCTCCCTGGAATATCAGCCCGAGTTCGACCACGACATCGATGCGTTCGATCCCACGCTGAGCATCGAGTGGCCGCGGGTGGGGCGGGACGGCCGTGAACTCACCTTCGTCCGCTCCGCGAAAGACACTGTCGCGCCGCCATTTTCCTGA
- the rfbA gene encoding glucose-1-phosphate thymidylyltransferase RfbA codes for MRGIILAGGTGSRLHPITRGVSKQLVPVYDKPMVYYPLSTLMLAGIRDILVITTPEDAAAFRRLLGDGAQLGLSLSYVIQPEPDGLARAFVLGADHIGGDCAALVLGDNIFHGPGLGTSLNRFHGIDGGAVFAYWVSDPTAYGVVEFTEGRAVSIEEKPKVPRSNYAIPGLYFYDNDVVEIARSLRPSARGEYEITDINRAYLEQDRLSVDVLARGTAWLDTGTFDSLLDAANYVRTIEERQGLKIGVPEEVAWRMGFIDDDQLCRLAEPMVRSGYGRYLLDLLERGRDW; via the coding sequence ATGCGCGGAATCATCTTGGCGGGCGGCACCGGCTCCCGGTTGCACCCGATCACGCGCGGGGTGAGCAAGCAGCTGGTCCCGGTCTACGACAAACCGATGGTCTACTACCCCCTTTCCACGCTGATGCTCGCGGGGATCAGGGACATCCTGGTGATCACCACCCCCGAGGACGCAGCGGCGTTCCGGCGGCTGCTCGGCGACGGCGCCCAGCTCGGGCTGTCGCTGAGCTACGTCATCCAGCCGGAGCCGGACGGCCTGGCCAGGGCCTTCGTCCTCGGAGCCGACCACATCGGCGGTGATTGCGCGGCGTTGGTACTCGGCGACAACATCTTTCACGGCCCCGGCCTGGGCACCAGTCTCAATCGCTTCCACGGGATCGACGGCGGCGCGGTGTTCGCCTACTGGGTGTCCGACCCGACCGCCTACGGCGTCGTGGAGTTCACCGAGGGACGCGCGGTGTCGATCGAAGAGAAGCCGAAGGTCCCGCGGTCGAACTACGCCATTCCCGGCCTGTACTTCTACGACAACGACGTGGTGGAGATCGCCCGTTCGCTACGTCCGTCGGCGCGGGGCGAGTACGAGATCACCGACATCAATCGCGCCTACCTGGAGCAGGATCGGCTGAGTGTGGACGTGCTCGCCCGCGGCACCGCCTGGCTGGACACCGGCACCTTCGATTCCCTGCTCGACGCGGCCAATTACGTGCGCACCATCGAGGAGCGGCAGGGCCTGAAGATCGGCGTGCCCGAGGAGGTGGCCTGGCGGATGGGCTTCATAGACGACGATCAGTTGTGCAGGCTCGCCGAACCGATGGTCCGTTCCGGTTACGGCCGCTACCTGCTCGATCTGCTCGAACGCGGACGGGACTGGTGA
- a CDS encoding alpha/beta hydrolase gives MASRDGEPGVVMNPEGPSAQSRLLLAACMGVVRPMLRTLPVTRATIPFGAATVDGLARLRPQPQGIDREQVTLHGLRLEILRPAGAARALRHGAVLYMHGGGFAICSTRSHRPIAGSLARRTGLPVINVEYRQLPGTRITHSVHDCLAAYRWLLRHGADPARIVFAGDSAGGYLTFATALLALESGLPAPAGLVGLSPLLDLDYAAKRDYVNVSRDPYIPLSALQAVVRIGAEVDGLLDPSLSPVNATLSALPPVLLVAAEDEVLRFDSELMAQRLTAAGVPNALELWRGQVHAFMSIAPGLPESRAALARVSRFVRARVADDQQARTA, from the coding sequence ATGGCGAGCAGAGACGGCGAGCCCGGCGTGGTGATGAATCCAGAAGGCCCCAGCGCGCAATCGCGCTTGCTGCTGGCCGCCTGCATGGGCGTGGTGCGGCCGATGCTGCGGACGCTGCCGGTCACCAGGGCGACCATTCCGTTCGGCGCCGCCACGGTGGACGGGCTGGCGCGATTGCGTCCGCAGCCGCAGGGCATCGATCGAGAACAGGTGACGCTGCACGGTCTGCGCTTGGAGATCCTTCGCCCGGCCGGTGCGGCGCGTGCGCTACGCCACGGCGCGGTGCTCTACATGCACGGCGGCGGCTTCGCGATCTGCAGTACCCGCAGCCACCGGCCGATCGCCGGGAGCCTGGCCCGCCGCACCGGGCTGCCGGTGATCAACGTCGAGTACCGCCAGTTGCCCGGCACGCGCATCACCCACTCGGTGCACGACTGCCTGGCCGCCTACCGCTGGCTGCTGCGCCATGGCGCGGATCCGGCGCGGATCGTCTTCGCGGGCGACTCGGCGGGCGGATACCTCACCTTCGCGACGGCGCTGCTGGCCCTGGAGTCGGGACTGCCCGCGCCGGCCGGGTTGGTCGGCCTGAGCCCGCTGCTCGACCTGGACTACGCGGCGAAGCGGGACTACGTGAATGTTTCGCGAGACCCGTACATCCCGTTGTCGGCGTTGCAAGCGGTGGTGCGCATCGGCGCCGAGGTCGACGGGTTGCTCGATCCGAGTCTTTCGCCGGTCAACGCGACGCTGTCCGCGCTTCCGCCCGTGCTGCTGGTCGCGGCGGAGGACGAGGTGCTCCGGTTCGATTCCGAGTTGATGGCGCAGCGGCTCACCGCCGCGGGCGTGCCGAACGCGCTGGAGCTGTGGCGCGGCCAGGTCCACGCCTTCATGAGCATCGCGCCGGGCCTGCCGGAGAGCAGGGCGGCGTTGGCGCGGGTCTCGCGTTTCGTGCGGGCCCGCGTCGCGGACGACCAACAGGCACGAACGGCTTGA
- the rfbB gene encoding dTDP-glucose 4,6-dehydratase has product MRLLVTGGAGFIGANFVQQLVSDHPDTTVIVLDALTYAGNRASLGPVADRIDFVHGDIADLDLVDELVSGVDAVVHFAAESHNDNSLAEPWPFVQTNIIGTYSLLQAVRRHDVRYHHVSTDEVYGDLAPDDPAFTETTPYNPSSPYSATKASSDLLVRAWTRSFGVRATISNCSNNYGPYQHVEKFIPRQITNLIDGVRPRLYGAGHQVRDWIHVDDHNRAVWEILRRGRIGQTYLIGADGQLDNKSVVRMILTEFGRDPDDFDHVTDRPGHDQRYAIDATLLRSELGWRPRYADFRAGLAATIRWYRDNEAWWRPYKADTERAYLAAGERTLSTAGD; this is encoded by the coding sequence GTGCGATTGCTCGTCACCGGCGGCGCCGGGTTCATCGGCGCGAACTTCGTCCAGCAGCTCGTGTCCGACCATCCGGATACGACCGTCATCGTCCTGGATGCCCTGACCTACGCGGGGAACCGGGCCTCGCTGGGGCCGGTGGCCGACCGCATCGACTTCGTGCACGGTGACATCGCCGACCTCGACCTGGTGGACGAACTGGTCAGCGGGGTCGACGCGGTGGTGCATTTCGCCGCGGAGTCGCACAACGACAACTCCCTCGCCGAGCCGTGGCCGTTCGTGCAGACCAACATCATCGGCACTTACTCCTTGCTGCAAGCCGTGCGCAGGCACGATGTGCGCTACCACCACGTGTCGACCGACGAGGTCTACGGCGACCTCGCCCCGGACGACCCGGCGTTCACCGAGACCACGCCGTACAACCCGTCCAGCCCCTACTCGGCCACCAAAGCCTCGAGCGATCTGCTGGTGCGCGCGTGGACCCGCTCGTTCGGCGTGCGGGCCACGATCTCCAACTGCAGTAACAACTACGGGCCCTATCAGCACGTGGAGAAGTTCATTCCGCGCCAGATCACGAACTTGATCGATGGCGTGCGTCCTCGGCTCTACGGGGCGGGGCACCAGGTACGCGACTGGATCCACGTCGACGACCACAACCGCGCCGTGTGGGAGATCCTGCGCCGCGGCCGGATCGGGCAGACCTATCTGATCGGCGCCGACGGCCAGCTCGACAACAAGTCCGTGGTGCGGATGATCCTCACGGAATTCGGCCGCGACCCCGACGATTTCGACCACGTGACCGACCGGCCCGGCCACGACCAGCGCTACGCCATCGACGCCACACTGCTGCGTTCCGAACTCGGTTGGCGGCCCCGGTACGCGGACTTCCGCGCCGGCTTGGCGGCGACCATCCGGTGGTACCGGGACAACGAAGCCTGGTGGCGCCCATACAAGGCCGACACCGAGCGCGCCTATCTCGCGGCAGGCGAGCGGACGCTCAGCACGGCGGGCGACTGA
- a CDS encoding DUF2142 domain-containing protein, giving the protein MVTRLGGATIAFTLLATIFGALFTVLTPPFWGHDEITQFGRAYQVAHGGLLPQRIHDDRGVAYGGDVPSSITVLMGYALKDYTTNPDEPDPMVGDPGRYDQLTGAAVSDATEPVWFTNTAAYSPVPYIPAAIGIRLGELFGLDVGGLLLLTRLAGLVAYLAVVGFGLYALRAHRVQWLAFTVAALPIAVFQAGTVTADTMTNALAIMVSALLVKAMFLGERLNRVEIGALLAATILLPVSKPTYVLLALLVALVPADRFGFSGWRRGIPWAFAATGALAFAVWMKIAAPTGDGMGLMRPQHQWHSVRPGDQLSGILRDPPEFAHVFGESIALRDQRWFSQFFGELGFAYVDVPALSMLACLLAFAVSIGIAERMTAPAFRRTLIVALTMAASVAMIYVTLYMSFTPVGYYIVDGVQGRYFVPLAIVALAVLLRWMPLRLTDSAGKTPALGPAVTVLVATSVALVAAAAKYYTIVWG; this is encoded by the coding sequence ATGGTGACGCGACTAGGCGGGGCGACGATCGCCTTCACCCTGCTGGCAACGATCTTCGGCGCGCTGTTCACCGTCCTCACCCCGCCGTTCTGGGGTCATGACGAGATCACGCAGTTCGGCCGGGCCTACCAAGTCGCGCACGGCGGATTGCTGCCCCAGCGGATCCACGACGATCGTGGTGTCGCCTACGGCGGCGATGTCCCGTCCAGCATCACCGTGCTCATGGGCTACGCGCTGAAGGACTACACCACCAACCCGGACGAGCCCGACCCCATGGTGGGCGACCCCGGCCGCTACGACCAGTTGACCGGAGCCGCGGTCTCGGACGCCACCGAACCGGTCTGGTTCACCAATACCGCCGCCTACTCGCCGGTCCCTTACATCCCGGCCGCTATCGGCATCCGCCTCGGCGAGCTCTTCGGACTCGACGTGGGCGGCCTGCTCCTGCTCACCCGCCTCGCCGGGCTGGTGGCCTACCTCGCGGTGGTCGGGTTCGGGCTGTACGCGTTGCGCGCCCACCGGGTGCAATGGCTGGCGTTCACCGTCGCGGCGCTGCCGATCGCGGTGTTCCAAGCGGGCACGGTGACCGCCGACACGATGACCAACGCGCTGGCCATCATGGTCTCCGCGCTGCTGGTGAAAGCCATGTTCCTCGGCGAGCGACTGAACCGGGTCGAGATCGGCGCGCTGTTGGCCGCGACGATCCTGCTGCCGGTGAGCAAGCCGACCTACGTGCTGCTCGCGCTGCTGGTGGCCCTGGTGCCCGCCGATCGGTTCGGGTTCAGTGGCTGGCGGCGCGGGATCCCCTGGGCGTTCGCCGCGACCGGCGCGCTCGCCTTCGCGGTGTGGATGAAGATCGCGGCGCCGACCGGCGACGGCATGGGCCTGATGCGGCCGCAGCACCAGTGGCACTCGGTGCGTCCGGGCGACCAGCTCAGCGGCATCCTGCGCGATCCACCGGAGTTCGCGCACGTGTTCGGCGAGAGCATCGCGCTGCGTGACCAGCGCTGGTTCAGTCAGTTCTTCGGGGAACTCGGCTTCGCCTACGTCGACGTGCCCGCCCTCTCCATGCTGGCCTGCCTGCTGGCGTTCGCGGTGAGCATCGGCATCGCCGAACGGATGACCGCTCCGGCCTTCCGCCGCACCCTGATCGTCGCGCTCACCATGGCCGCGAGCGTCGCGATGATCTACGTGACCCTCTACATGTCGTTCACGCCGGTCGGCTACTACATCGTCGACGGCGTGCAGGGCCGCTATTTCGTGCCGCTGGCGATCGTCGCGCTCGCGGTGCTGCTGCGCTGGATGCCGTTGCGGCTCACCGATTCCGCGGGGAAGACCCCCGCGCTGGGCCCGGCCGTCACCGTACTGGTGGCGACGAGTGTGGCGCTGGTCGCGGCGGCGGCGAAGTACTACACCATCGTGTGGGGCTGA
- a CDS encoding glycosyltransferase, producing the protein MDSTELRIAAVVPCHNEEASVAKVVADLQAAVPGIVVYVYDNLSTDKTAERAREAGAIVRHEHTKGKGNVVRRAFADIEADVYLMIDGDDTYEASAAPLMIKTLLDGPYDHVLGVRKQDEGASAYRTGHETGNKVLNGVVGKVFGDNVEDMLSGFRVFSRRFVKSFPAVSREFEIETELTVHSLHLRVPQTAVPVGFRDRPAGSESKLRTYHDGFKILALIIGLARHERPVAFYGLFGTLSWLVSIILTIPIVVEFYNTHEVPRFPTLFLGFTLLLLGSLAWTAGLILDGIRRSRHEAARLVYLRYAAVGAEDFRTSGDGAAARDGGALR; encoded by the coding sequence GTGGACTCCACCGAGCTCCGTATTGCCGCCGTGGTTCCGTGTCACAACGAAGAGGCTTCGGTCGCCAAGGTCGTAGCCGATCTGCAGGCCGCTGTGCCGGGAATCGTCGTCTACGTCTACGACAATCTGAGCACGGACAAGACCGCCGAACGGGCCCGCGAGGCCGGGGCGATCGTGCGGCACGAGCACACCAAGGGCAAGGGCAATGTGGTGCGCCGCGCCTTCGCCGACATCGAGGCCGACGTGTACTTGATGATCGACGGCGACGACACCTACGAGGCCTCCGCCGCGCCGCTGATGATCAAGACGCTGCTGGACGGCCCCTACGACCACGTGCTCGGGGTGCGCAAGCAGGACGAAGGCGCCTCGGCCTACCGCACGGGACACGAGACCGGCAACAAGGTGCTCAACGGCGTGGTCGGAAAGGTGTTCGGCGACAACGTCGAAGACATGCTCTCCGGCTTCCGGGTGTTCTCCCGGCGGTTCGTCAAGAGCTTCCCCGCCGTGTCGCGCGAGTTCGAGATCGAGACCGAGCTCACCGTGCATTCGTTGCACCTGCGGGTGCCGCAGACCGCCGTTCCGGTCGGCTTCCGCGATCGCCCGGCGGGCAGCGAGAGCAAACTGCGCACCTACCACGACGGGTTCAAGATCCTCGCCCTGATCATCGGGCTGGCCCGGCACGAGCGGCCGGTCGCGTTCTACGGCTTGTTCGGCACGCTGAGCTGGCTGGTGTCGATCATCCTGACCATTCCGATCGTCGTCGAGTTCTACAACACCCACGAGGTGCCGCGATTCCCGACGCTGTTCCTCGGTTTCACGCTGTTGCTGCTCGGCAGCCTCGCGTGGACCGCGGGCCTGATCCTCGACGGCATCCGCCGTTCCCGTCACGAGGCCGCGCGCCTGGTCTACCTGCGCTACGCCGCGGTGGGCGCGGAGGACTTCCGCACCTCCGGCGACGGCGCTGCTGCCCGTGACGGCGGAGCCCTGCGTTGA
- a CDS encoding GtrA family protein, which produces MPSSESTAPAGEPVTQETATVLRKVLTALRRGGAFLVVGAIGFLVDAGTYNLLVFWGGEGVLYHYPLPAKIIAIAVATVVTYFGNKWWTFAHKQTDNPGREYLLYAVFNVVAIGLQLGCLGFSRYVLDLSSPLSDNISGTLIGQIVAVVFRYWAYDKFVFTGARAGTGSATENESANV; this is translated from the coding sequence GTGCCATCCAGTGAGTCCACCGCACCCGCGGGCGAGCCAGTCACGCAGGAGACCGCAACGGTCCTTCGCAAGGTGCTCACCGCGCTGCGCAGAGGCGGCGCTTTCCTGGTGGTCGGCGCGATCGGTTTCCTGGTCGACGCGGGCACGTACAACCTCCTGGTCTTCTGGGGTGGCGAGGGCGTGCTCTATCACTACCCACTCCCGGCCAAGATCATCGCGATCGCGGTGGCGACGGTGGTGACCTATTTCGGTAACAAGTGGTGGACCTTCGCGCACAAACAGACCGACAATCCCGGGCGCGAATACCTGTTGTACGCCGTGTTCAACGTGGTCGCGATCGGCCTGCAACTGGGCTGTCTCGGCTTCTCCCGGTACGTGCTCGACCTGTCCAGCCCGCTGTCGGACAACATCTCCGGTACGTTGATCGGGCAGATCGTGGCCGTGGTGTTCCGGTACTGGGCTTACGACAAGTTCGTCTTCACCGGGGCGCGCGCAGGCACGGGCAGCGCCACCGAAAACGAATCGGCGAACGTTTAG